Proteins from a genomic interval of Zingiber officinale cultivar Zhangliang chromosome 1B, Zo_v1.1, whole genome shotgun sequence:
- the LOC121991766 gene encoding uncharacterized protein LOC121991766 translates to MAEDATDGGVNKATPQIPRYDLDPKLDACLDLSIRRLLYSSLAGASAAVLFFRSRTTRWGTVAFGAGAGVGSAYTECSYILNGYLPKWPANKVEK, encoded by the exons GCGTCAATAAGGCTACGCCACAAATTCCGCGCTACGATTTGGACCCCAAGTTGGACGCATGCCTGGACCTCTCTATCCGCCGTCTCCTTTACTCCTCCCTCGCTGGTGCCTCTGCTGCCGTCCTCTTCTTCA GGAGTCGAACTACAAGATGGGGAACTGTTGCTTTTGGTGCTGGTGCAGGAGTTGGATCAGCATACACTGAATGCTCTTACATTCTCAATGGTTATTTGCCAAAATGGCCAGCTAATAAG GTTGAAAAGTAA
- the LOC122045066 gene encoding dirigent protein 22-like, whose amino-acid sequence MASSTFFFFCYFLLVLAAAASAENYLHLRFFQHERILGTPNATVVLSVNADNSGLATGFGNIVAYDNALRETTDLRAPIIGHSQGLGIGSDRSGASGFTVFSMVFTGGKYNGSSLDIQGIFISQPLLETVSERAIVGGTGRFRGARGYLLSKEIVLTPETLTGQLDAYIKF is encoded by the coding sequence ATGGCATCGTCTacgttcttcttcttctgctacTTTTTGCTTGTGTTAGCTGCAGCCGCATCTGCGGAGAACTACCTCCACCTGCGCTTCTTCCAGCACGAGAGAATCTTGGGCACTCCCAACGCCACCGTGGTTCTGTCGGTCAACGCCGACAACTCCGGCTTAGCCACCGGCTTCGGGAACATCGTCGCCTACGACAACGCCCTCCGGGAGACGACCGACCTGAGGGCGCCCATCATCGGCCACTCACAAGGCCTCGGCATCGGCTCGGACAGGTCCGGCGCCTCCGGGTTCACGGTGTTCAGCATGGTGTTCACCGGCGGCAAGTACAACGGCAGCTCGCTGGACATCCAAGGCATATTCATATCGCAGCCGTTGCTGGAGACGGTGTCGGAGCGGGCGATCGTCGGTGGGACGGGACGCTTCCGAGGGGCTCGAGGGTACCTTCTCAGCAAGGAAATCGTCTTGACGCCGGAAACGCTCACCGGACAGCTCGACGCCTACATCAAGTTTTAA